The segment CGATGACCCGGTCGGTGCCGACGGTGTGCCAGAAGGCCGGCCATCCCATCGATACGGTGGAGGCCAGCAACGCGGCCAGTGGCAACACGACGATAAGGCCCAGCCAGAACACCCCCATGCCGAATGTCAAACCGAAACCGGGCAATACGCTATGGCGCCGGGCAAGCAATGTCATCGTAACCTCGCGTCCCTGTCAGCGGGCGTAAATCTGGTCGAACACGCCGCCATCGGCGAAGTGGGTGCGGGCGGCCGCCTGCCACGAACCAAAAACACCGGCGACCGTGAAGGTCTTCACGTAGGGAAACTGGGCCGCGTATTTCTGCAGCACGCCCTTGTCTCGCGGCCGCAGGAAATTCTGCGCCGCGATTGTTTGTCCTTCGGGACTCCACAACCACTTCAGATAGGCTTCGGCCGTCTTGCGGGTCCCTTTCTTGTCGACCACCCGGTCGACCACCGCCACCGGATTCTCGGCGAGGATGGACACGGACGGATAAACCAGTTCGAACTGGCCGCGTCCGAATTCGCGGGAAATCATTTCGGCCTCGTTCTCGAAGGTCACGAGCACGTCCCCGATCTGGCGCTGCATGAAGGTCGTGGTCGCCGCGCGGCCCCCGGTATCGAGCACCGGCACATTGCGGAACAGGCGGGTCACCAGATCGCGCGCCCGTGCCTCGCTGCCGCCGGGCGACTTGAGCGCGTAGCCCCACGCGGCCAGGTAGGTATAACGGCCGTTGCCGGACGTCTTGGGATTGGGCACCACCACCTGAACGCCCTGTCGGGCAAGATCGTTCCAGTCGCGGATGTGCTTGGGATTGCCCTTGCGCACCAGGAAAACCGTCGTCGAGGTGAACGGCACGGACTGGTCGGGAAGACGCGAGGA is part of the Paludibacterium paludis genome and harbors:
- a CDS encoding sulfate ABC transporter substrate-binding protein; this translates as MFVRLLAAAVVTAGSLARPALADVTLLNVSYDVMRDFYKDYNPAFQKAWKAQGGETVVIQQSHGGSSKQAMSVAGGLQADVITMNQATDIDLVASRGLISANWSSRLPDQSVPFTSTTVFLVRKGNPKHIRDWNDLARQGVQVVVPNPKTSGNGRYTYLAAWGYALKSPGGSEARARDLVTRLFRNVPVLDTGGRAATTTFMQRQIGDVLVTFENEAEMISREFGRGQFELVYPSVSILAENPVAVVDRVVDKKGTRKTAEAYLKWLWSPEGQTIAAQNFLRPRDKGVLQKYAAQFPYVKTFTVAGVFGSWQAAARTHFADGGVFDQIYAR